The following are from one region of the Nicotiana tomentosiformis chromosome 7, ASM39032v3, whole genome shotgun sequence genome:
- the LOC138895509 gene encoding secreted RxLR effector protein 161-like — MKDLGEAAYILGIKIYRDRSRKLFGLSQSLYIDTILKRYNIDNSKSGYLSIGTGITLSREDCPKRPKEGECMSRILYAGAMGAIIYTMTCTRPDVAYALGGTSRYQANPGEEHWKLVKTILKYLRRTRDQLLIYGDSELKLEDYTDASFSLDRDDIKSISGYVFTLNGGAVSWKSSKQATVVDSVTEAEYIATSEVVWMIKFLTEFGVVPSIEGTVPLLCDNTGAIAQAK; from the coding sequence atgaaagacttgggagaagcAGCTTATATATTGGGAATAAAGATCTATAGAGATAGATCGAGGAAGTTGTTTGGGCTTTCCCAGTCTTTGTACATTGATACCATCTTAAAGAGGTATAATATAGATAATTCCAAAAGCGGCTATCTATCGATAGGCACTGGAATTACTCTCAGTAGGGAGGATTGTCCTAAAAGACCTAAAGAGGGAGAATGCATGAGTAGGATCCTATACGCTGGTGCAATGGGAGCTATCATATATACAATGACATGTACACGTCCTGATGTGGCTTATGCACTAGGAGGGACTAGCCGATATCAGGCAAATCCTGGTGAGGAACATTGGAAGTTGGTGAAGaccattcttaagtacttaagaaggacTAGAGACCAACTCCTCATTTATGGAGATTCTGAGTTGAAACTTGAAGATTATACTGATGCAAGTTTCTCTTTAGATAGAGATGATATCAAATCTATTTCTGGTTATGTGTTCACCTTAAATGGTGGTGCAGTGAGTTGGAAAAGTTCCAAACAAGCTACAGTAGTTGATTCAGTGACTGAAGCAGAGTATATAGCAACTAGTGAAGTTGTATGGATGATAAAGTTCTTAACTGAATTTGGTGTGGTTCCTTCAATAGAAGGTACAGTTCCATTGTTGTGTGACAATACTGGAGCCATTGCTCAAGCAAAATAA